GGATGCGGGACGCCATGGCCGCGCAGGACTGCCTCTACACCCTGGTGCTCAAGGCCCCCGACGGCAGCTGGACCCCCAAGGTGGTCGGCTCGATCGTCGACTACCTCTTTGCCCCGGACGACCCGGAGGCCGTCATCGAGAAGATGGCCGACCCCGCCACCCGGATCGTCTCGCTGACGGTCACCGAGGGCGGCTACAACTTCTCCCCCGTCACCGGCGAGTTCGACGCCGAGAACCCGGCCGTGCAGGCCGACCTCGCTCCCGGCGCGGCGCCGGCCACCACGTTCGGGCTCGTCACCGAGGCGCTCGCCCGCCGCCGGGACCGGGGCGTGCCCCCGTTCACCGTGATGTCCTGCGACAACATCCCCGGCAACGGGCACATGGCCCAGCAGGTCTTCGCGGCCTTCGCCGAGCTCCGGGACCCCGGGCTGGGCGCCTGGGTGCGGGAGGAGGTCCGCTTCCCCAACTCGATGGTCGACCGGATCACCCCGGTCACCACCGAGGACGACAAGGTGCAGATCGCCGCCCGCTTCGGCCTCGACGACGCCTGGCCCGTTGTGTGCGAGCCGTTCACCCAGTGGGTGCTGGAGGACCAGTTCACGCTGGGCCGACCGCCGCTGGAGGAGGTCGGGGTCCAGGTCGTCGCCGACGTCGAACCCTACGAGCTGATGAAGCTGAGGCTGCTCAACGCCAGCCACCAGGCGCTCTGCTACTTCGGCCACCTCGCCGGCTACCGGCTGGTCCACGAGGTGGCGCAGGACCCGCTCTTCGCCCGGTTCCTGCGCGCCTACATGGACGACGAGGGCACGCCGACCCTGCCGCCCGTGCCCGGCATGGACCTCGAGGCCTACAAGAGCGAGCTGATCGCCCGCTTCTCCAACGACGCGGTCCGCGACACGGTGGCGCGGCTGTGCGCCGAGAGCTCCGACCGGATCCCCAAGTGGCTGCTGCCCGTGATCCGGATCAACCTGGCGGCCGGCCGCGGCACCCGGCTCGCGGCCGCGGTCGTCGCCAGCTGGGCCCGGTACGCCGAGGCGGTGGACGAGCAGGGCGAGCCGATCCAGGTGGTCGACCGGCTGGCCGAGGAGCTGACGGCGACCGCCCGTCGGCAGCAGGACGAACCGCTGGCCTTCGTGGCCAACCGGCGGCTGTTCGGGGACCTGGTCGACGAGCCGGGCTTCACCGGCCCCTACCTGGAGACGCTGACCTCGCTGCACGAGCACGGCGCCCGGGTGACGCTGGAGCGGCTGATGGCGCCGGCCCGGGCGGTGTGACCGGGCGGCGTCACCGGACCGGTGGCGCCGCGGGCCGGGGTCGCGCGCGGTCGGCTCGCCGGAGGTTGGGCCCGGGAGGCACCGGGTAGACCGAGCGTCACCGACCGCACCCGAGGAGCATCCCGTGAGCCAGGCCGTCCCGCAGACCCGACCGACCCGCACGCCGCGTGCGGCGAGCTGGTGGTCGGGGGCCCTGGTCGGGGTGGGGGTGGCCGCCTTCGTCGACGAGACCGTCTTCCACCAGCTGCTGCACTGGCACCACTTCTACGACCGCTCGACGCCCGAGGCCGGCCTGGTCTCCGACGGGCTGTTCCACGCCTTCGGGTGGTTCGCCGTCGTGGCGGGGCTGTTCTGGTTCGCCGCCCTGCGCCGGCGGGCGGAGCTGGTGACCGCGCGCTGGGTCGGTGGGCTGCTGGTGGGCGCGGGAGCCTTCCAGCTCTACGACGGCACGGTGCAGCACAAGCTGCTGGGCCTGCACCAGATCCGCTACGACGTCGACCTGGCGCCCTACGACCTGGCGTGGGACGTCGTCGCCGTCGCGCTGGTGGTGGCCGGGGTCGTCGTCGGCCGGCGGGACCGCCGCGCCGCTGCCGGTGGGTGAGCACGGGAGCCACGGTCCCGACCCGACCGCCGTGCTCGTGCTGCTGCTCGCGGTGCCCGCCGTCGCCGGCTACCTGGTGGCCGTGCGGCGCGAGGCCGGACGGCGGTCCTGGCCGCGTGGCCGGACGCTGTGCTGGCTGGCCGGTGCCCTCGCCGTCGCGGTCGGCACGAGCGGACCGCTCGCCGCGGCCGCGCACGGGGACGGTGGAGGGCCGGGCGACTTCCGCGCCCACGCCGTCGCCCACGTCCTGGTCGGCATGCTGGGACCGCTGCTGCTGGCCCTCGGGTCGCCCGTCAGCCTGGCCCTGCGGGCCCTGCCGGTGCCGGCCGCCCGCCGGTTGAGCGGCGTGCTGCGGAGCCGGCCGCTGCGGGTGCTGACCGAGCCGGCCACCGTGGTGCTGCTCGACCTCGGCGGGCTGTGGCTCCTCTACCGGACGCCGCTGCTGGGCTGGACCCACACGTCTGCGGGCGTGCACCTGCTGGTGCACGTCCACCTGGTGCTGGCCGGCTACCTGCTGGCCGCGGTGCTGGTGGGCCGCGACCCGCTCCCCCACCGCCGCTCGCACCGCCACCGGGCCATCGCCCTGGTGGTCGCGATGGCCGCGCACGGGGTCCTCGCCAAGTCGCTGTACGCCGCGCCGCCGACCGCCGTCGACCCGGCGACCGTCCAGGCCGGGGCGATGGTCATGTACTACGCGGGCGACGCCGTCGAGCTGGCGCTGGCGGTCCTGCTCTGCCGCGGCTGGTTCGCCGCTGCCGCCCGGCCCCGGGTCCGCTCGTCCGTCCTGCCCTCGGGCTGAGCCCGCCGGGGTCCGGGCGCGCCGGCGCCGGTGGTCCCCGCGGGGACCACCGGCGCGTCGTGCGTCGGGCGTGCGGGGCTCAGGCCTCCTCGAAGCCCGCCCGGTCCACGCGACGGTGGTAGCGCATGCCGGCGAGCCCGCCGAGCAGGGCGCCCACGAGGCTGATCAGGACGATCGCCGCGACGGTGATGATCCCGCCACCGGCCAGCGCGTCACCGTCCACCGGCAGCCGCGGCAGGCCGCTGGCCCGGCTCAGCAGGTCGACCTGGTTGCCGGCGATGAAGCCGAGCACCCCGACGACGATGGTGAAGATCAGC
The window above is part of the Friedmanniella luteola genome. Proteins encoded here:
- a CDS encoding mannitol dehydrogenase family protein, whose translation is MTAGALTHLETAQLGALEVPVPGYDRSAVTAGIVHFGVGGFHRAHQAMYLDRLMDQGKALDWGICGVGVMAADARMRDAMAAQDCLYTLVLKAPDGSWTPKVVGSIVDYLFAPDDPEAVIEKMADPATRIVSLTVTEGGYNFSPVTGEFDAENPAVQADLAPGAAPATTFGLVTEALARRRDRGVPPFTVMSCDNIPGNGHMAQQVFAAFAELRDPGLGAWVREEVRFPNSMVDRITPVTTEDDKVQIAARFGLDDAWPVVCEPFTQWVLEDQFTLGRPPLEEVGVQVVADVEPYELMKLRLLNASHQALCYFGHLAGYRLVHEVAQDPLFARFLRAYMDDEGTPTLPPVPGMDLEAYKSELIARFSNDAVRDTVARLCAESSDRIPKWLLPVIRINLAAGRGTRLAAAVVASWARYAEAVDEQGEPIQVVDRLAEELTATARRQQDEPLAFVANRRLFGDLVDEPGFTGPYLETLTSLHEHGARVTLERLMAPARAV
- a CDS encoding DUF2243 domain-containing protein, yielding MSQAVPQTRPTRTPRAASWWSGALVGVGVAAFVDETVFHQLLHWHHFYDRSTPEAGLVSDGLFHAFGWFAVVAGLFWFAALRRRAELVTARWVGGLLVGAGAFQLYDGTVQHKLLGLHQIRYDVDLAPYDLAWDVVAVALVVAGVVVGRRDRRAAAGG
- a CDS encoding cytochrome c oxidase assembly protein, producing MGEHGSHGPDPTAVLVLLLAVPAVAGYLVAVRREAGRRSWPRGRTLCWLAGALAVAVGTSGPLAAAAHGDGGGPGDFRAHAVAHVLVGMLGPLLLALGSPVSLALRALPVPAARRLSGVLRSRPLRVLTEPATVVLLDLGGLWLLYRTPLLGWTHTSAGVHLLVHVHLVLAGYLLAAVLVGRDPLPHRRSHRHRAIALVVAMAAHGVLAKSLYAAPPTAVDPATVQAGAMVMYYAGDAVELALAVLLCRGWFAAAARPRVRSSVLPSG